A region from the Clostridium beijerinckii genome encodes:
- a CDS encoding acid-soluble spore protein: MSRRPLVPESKKELEKLKNEFANDIGIEFNNSYEGNKTARLNGHVGGSIGGLMTKKMVETFEKNLIDK, encoded by the coding sequence ATGAGTAGAAGACCTTTAGTTCCAGAATCAAAAAAAGAACTTGAAAAGTTGAAAAATGAATTTGCAAATGATATTGGCATAGAATTTAACAATAGCTATGAGGGAAATAAAACCGCAAGGTTAAATGGGCATGTTGGTGGCTCAATTGGTGGGTTAATGACTAAAAAGATGGTAGAAACATTTGAAAAGAATTTAATTGATAAATAA
- a CDS encoding PrsW family intramembrane metalloprotease has product MEENIKNCPNCREKVLNNSKFCSSCGFNLCDSQNYAETDKGTKNGVSDQVDLRLMDLIINVFKKHTLEERENTFICGTAKTAPIEGDICSKWPKPWLYSRVFFLFAITFLGLVVLLRIFRNILAYPGIIFIGALAVPFSLLVFFWELNAPRNINIFDVIKIFFFGGVSSLLLTMIFSRIIVVGDVDYYGAIMIGVIEESAKFVVVAYFLRGSKRKFILNGLLLGAAVGAGFAVFETAGYEFAYGLQIPIMMRIIYTRGVLAFGGHIVWAAMSGAALVMVKEDDRLEMKHIINIKFIKYFIITIGLHAIWDMPISTSQFPFIQIILTIAAWIIVIIFISAGLKQISSLNYGAKKIREKTIVKQTIR; this is encoded by the coding sequence ATGGAGGAAAATATAAAGAACTGTCCCAATTGTAGAGAAAAAGTTTTGAACAATTCAAAATTTTGTAGTTCATGTGGTTTTAATTTGTGTGATAGTCAAAATTACGCTGAAACAGATAAAGGAACTAAGAATGGAGTAAGTGACCAAGTAGATTTAAGATTAATGGATTTAATAATTAATGTATTTAAGAAACATACTTTAGAGGAAAGGGAAAATACTTTTATTTGTGGAACCGCAAAAACAGCACCAATAGAGGGAGATATTTGTTCTAAATGGCCTAAGCCTTGGTTATACTCAAGAGTATTTTTCTTATTTGCAATCACTTTTCTTGGATTGGTAGTTTTATTAAGAATTTTTCGAAATATATTAGCATATCCAGGAATTATATTTATAGGTGCCTTAGCAGTTCCATTTTCATTACTTGTTTTTTTTTGGGAATTAAATGCCCCAAGAAATATTAACATTTTCGATGTAATTAAAATATTCTTTTTTGGAGGTGTATCTTCTTTACTTTTAACAATGATATTTAGCCGTATAATTGTTGTGGGAGACGTAGATTATTATGGTGCAATTATGATAGGAGTTATTGAAGAATCTGCAAAGTTTGTTGTGGTTGCATATTTTCTAAGGGGAAGTAAGAGAAAGTTTATTTTAAACGGGCTTCTACTTGGAGCAGCAGTTGGAGCAGGATTTGCAGTATTTGAAACTGCTGGATATGAATTTGCTTATGGATTACAAATACCAATAATGATGAGAATAATATATACTAGAGGTGTTTTAGCATTTGGAGGTCATATTGTTTGGGCAGCTATGTCTGGCGCAGCATTGGTAATGGTAAAAGAAGATGATAGATTAGAAATGAAACATATTATTAATATCAAATTTATTAAATATTTTATTATTACAATTGGATTGCATGCAATTTGGGATATGCCTATAAGCACTAGTCAATTTCCTTTTATTCAAATAATACTTACAATAGCTGCATGGATTATTGTGATAATATTTATTAGTGCAGGTTTAAAGCAAATTTCAAGTTTAAACTATGGTGCAAAAAAAATTAGAGAAAAAACAATAGTAAAACAAACTATAAGATGA